In the Telopea speciosissima isolate NSW1024214 ecotype Mountain lineage chromosome 2, Tspe_v1, whole genome shotgun sequence genome, one interval contains:
- the LOC122650135 gene encoding cell division cycle protein 48 homolog, with amino-acid sequence MANQAESSDSKGTKRDFSTAILERKKSPNRLVVDEAINDDNSVVTLNPETMEKLQLFRGDTILIKGKKRKDTICIALADDTCDEPKIRMNKVVRSNLRVRLGDVVSVHQCPDVKYGKRVHILPVDDTIEGVTGNLFDAYLKPYFLEAYRPVRKGDLFLVRGGMRSVEFKVIETDPADYCVVAPDTEIFCEGEPVRREDENRLDEVGYDDVGGVRKQMAQIRELVELPLRHPQLFKSIGVKPPKGILLYGPPGSGKTLIARAVANETGAFFFCINGPEIMSKLAGESESNLRKAFEEAEKNAPSIIFIDEIDSIAPKREKTNGEVERRIVSQLLTLMDGLKSRAHVIVMGATNRPNSIDPALRRFGRFDREIDIGVPDEVGRLEVLRIHTKNMKLAEDVDLERISKDTHGYVGADLAALCTEAALQCIREKMDVIDLEDESIDAEILNSMAVTNEHFKTALGTSNPSALRETVVEVPNVSWEDIGGLETVKRELQETVQYPVEHPEKFEKFGMSPSKGVLFYGPPGCGKTLLAKAIASECQANFISVKGPELLTMWFGESEANVREIFDKARQSAPCVLFFDELDSIATQRGSNVGDAGGAADRVLNQLLTEMDGMTAKKTVFIIGATNRPDIIDPALLRPGRLDQLIYIPLPDEDSRHQIFKANLRKSPVSKDVDLRALAKYTQGFSGADITEICQRSCKYAIRENIEKDIERERKRSENPEAMEEDVEDEVAEITAAHFEEAMKYARRSVSDADIRKYQAFAQTLQQSRGFGSEFRFAESGSGATGSDPFATSAGGATEDDLYS; translated from the exons ATGGCTAACCAAGCTGAATCTTCTGATTC AAAGGGAACGAAGAGGGATTTCAGTACTGCAATCTTGGAAAGGAAGAAGTCTCCGAATCGGCTTGTCGTTGATGAGGCCATCAATGATGATAATTCAGTGGTGACCTTGAATCCAGAAACGATGGAGAAGCTTCAGCTTTTCCGTGGTGATACCATTCTGATCAAg GGAAAGAAACGGAAGGATACGATCTGCATTGCCCTTGCTGATGACACATGTGATGAACCAAAGATCAGGATGAATAAGGTTGTCAGATCAAATCTGAGAGTTAGGCTTGGTGATGTTGTTTCTGTCCACCAATGCCCGGATGTCAAGTACGGGAAGCGTGTGCACATACTTCCTGTGGATGACACAATTGAAGGTGTCACTGGGAATTTATTCGATGCCTATTTGAAAC CTTATTTCTTGGAAGCATATCGCCCTGTTAGGAAAGGGGATCTCTTCCTTGTTAGAGGTGGAATGAGGAGTGTTGAGTTTAAAGTCATTGAGACTGACCCAGCAGATTACTGTGTGGTTGCTCCTGATACTGAGATATTTTGTGAGGGTGAGCCAGTTAGAAGGGAGGATGAAAACAGGTTGGATGAAGTgggttatgatgatgttggtgggGTGAGAAAACAGATGGCTCAGATACGAGAACTTGTGGAACTTCCTCTAAGACATCCACAGCTGTTCAAATCTATCGGTGTGAAGCCCCCTAAAGGAATTTTGTTGTATGGTCCTCCAGGTTCCGGAAAGACTTTGATAGCCAGGGCTGTTGCCAATGAGACTGgtgctttcttcttctgtatTAATGGACCAGAAATTATGTCCAAATTAGCTGGAGAGAGTGAAAGCAATCTCAGGAAGGCATTCGAAGAAGCTGAGAAGAATGCGCCATCTATCATCTTCATTGATGAAATTGACTCTATAGCACCTAAGCGAGAGAAGACCAACGGAGAAGTTGAAAGGCGCATTGTGTCTCAGCTCTTGACACTGATGGACGGATTGAAATCTCGTGCCCATGTTATTGTGATGGGGGCTACAAACCGGCCTAACAGCATTGACCCAGCTTTGAGAAGGTTTGGAAGGTTCGATAGAGAAATTGACATTGGTGTTCCAGATGAAGTTGGACGTCTTGAGGTTCTTCGGATTCATACAAAGAATATGAAGTTAGCTGAAGAT GTTGACTTGGAAAGAATATCAAAGGACACTCATGGGTATGTTGGTGCTGACCTTGCTGCTCTCTGTACTGAAGCCGCCCTTCAATGTATCAGAGAAAAGATGGATGTTATTGACTTAGAAGATGAATCCATTGATGCTGAGATACTGAACTCTATGGCTGTCACGAATGAGCACTTCAAAACTGCTCTTGGAACAAGCAATCCCTCTGCTCTTCGTGAAACT GTTGTTGAAGTGCCTAATGTGAGCTGGGAGGACATTGGTGGGCTTGAAACTGTCAAGAGGGAGCTTCAAGAG ACTGTCCAATATCCTGTGGAGCACCCCGAGAAATTCGAGAAGTTTGGTATGTCGCCCTCGAAAGGAGTTCTTTTCTATGGTCCTCCTGGTTGTGGGAAAACATTATTAGCCAAGGCGATTGCAAGTGAATGCCAGGCCAATTTCATTAGTGTTAAGGGTCCTGAGTTGCTCACTATGTGGTTTGGTGAGAGTGAGGCCAATGTACGAGAAATCTTTGACAAGGCCCGTCAATCTGCACCTTGTGTCCTTTTCTTTGATGAGCTTGATTCAATTGCTACGCAG AGGGGGAGTAATGTTGGAGATGCTGGTGGTGCAGCTGATAGGGTCCTGAACCAACTCCTGACTGAAATGGATGGCATGACTGCAAAGAAGACAGTTTTTATAATTGGTGCCACCAACAGGCCTGACATAATTGATCCTGCGTTGCTGAGGCCAGGTCGTCTTGATCAGTTGATTTACATTCCTCTGCCAGATGAGGACTCCCGCCATCAAATTTTTAAGGCTAACCTGAGGAAATCACCTGTTTCAAAGGATGTGGACTTAAGGGCTCTTGCAAAATATACTCAAGGCTTTAGTGGGGCTGATATTACAGAGATATGCCAACGTTCTTGCAAGTACGCCATTAGAGAAAATATCGAGAAG GACATTGAAAGGGAGCGGAAGAGAAGCGAGAACCCTGAGGCAATGGAGGAGGATGTTGAGGATGAAGTAGCAGAGATCACAGCAGCTCACTTTGAGGAGGCGATGAAGTATGCACGTAGGAGTGTGAGCGATGCTGATATCAGGAAGTACCAGGCATTTGCGCAAACATTGCAGCAATCGAGGGGGTTCGGTAGTGAATTCCGATTCGCAGAGTCTGGATCTGGGGCTACTGGGTCGGACCCATTTGCAACTTCAGCTGGTGGAGCTACTGAGGATGACCTTTACAGTTAA